GCGATCTTCGCTGGCTTGCTTCTGCTGCTGGCCATCTACTTCGTCGGTGCTGAACAAGGTGCCACGGCGCTGATCTCGGGTGCCTATGTCCATGAGTTCGTGCATGACGGCCGCCACCTGCTGGGCTTCCCCTGCCACTGACCGAGGAATGTGACATGACAGGCAATCTCCTGCTGCGCGGCATGCTTGCCGGGCTGTTGGCGGGCATCCTCGCCTTTGGTTTCGCCAAAGTGTTCGGCGAGCCTTCTGTAGACCAGGCCATCGCTTTCGAGGAAACCCTGGCGCACAGCCATGACCACGGTGACGGCGCCGCTGACGAAGAAGAGGAACTGGTCAGCTGTGAAGTGCAGAGCACTGTCGGCCTGTTCACCGGCGTCGTGATCTACAGCGTGTCCATCGGCGGCATCTTTGCCTTGGTGTTCGCCTTCGCCATGGGGCGCA
The Pseudomonas sp. KU43P genome window above contains:
- a CDS encoding CbtB domain-containing protein; this encodes MSTTVATSPDSDLSLPSLPLSEILPWAIFAGLLLLLAIYFVGAEQGATALISGAYVHEFVHDGRHLLGFPCH